From the Daphnia magna isolate NIES linkage group LG3, ASM2063170v1.1, whole genome shotgun sequence genome, one window contains:
- the LOC116919413 gene encoding putative lipoyltransferase 2, mitochondrial: protein MKIPPPSQNFHRSVSVWFVGFLQYQTAYRIQKYLANLHGMANSLNEGQSNDGTILIVEHAPVYTTGIRTSNDVESEGKKLKALGAEFYRTNRGGLTTFHGPGQLVVYPVLNLKNFNKSMKWYICKLEETIIQLCKSFGVEAGRSSNTGVWVKNEKLCAIGVHGSRYITTHGLALNVNNDLTWFSHIVPCGIPDKGVTSLSQVSGKQLTIANVINPFLESFSHEFECQIKMLPFKVREDIVNHLKKERLISSATEEQLLKNKAFISKQYS from the exons ATGAAGATACCTCCTCCAAGCCAAAATTTTCACAGATCTGTGAGTGTATGGTTTGTTGGGTTTCTTCAGTATCAAACAGCGTACCGTATCCAAAAATACTTGGCTAACCTCCACGGTATGGCTAATAGTTTAAACGAAGGACAGTCGAATGATGGAACAATACTAATAGTGGAACATGCACCAG TTTATACTACTGGTATAAGAACATCAAATGATGTTGAatcagaaggaaaaaaattgaaggcTCTAGGTGCTGAATTTTACAGAACCAATCGGGGAGGGCTAACTACATTCCATGGACCTGGTCAGCTTGTTGTTTACCCTGTACTGAACCTAAAAAACTTCAATAAAAGCATGAAGTGGTATATTTGCAAGTTGGAAGAAACCATTATACAACTGTGTAAGTCATTTGGTGTAGAAGCTGGTCGATCTTCAAACACTGGAGTAtgggtcaaaaatgaaaagttgtgTGCCATtg GAGTGCATGGCAGCCGGTATATTACCACACATGGTCTAGCATTGAATGTGAATAATGACCTTACATGGTTTTCACACATAGTGCCTTGTGGGATACCTGACAAAGGAGTCACATCCCTATCCCAAGTATCTGGAAAGCAATTAACTATTGCTAATGTGATAAATCCTTTCCTGGaatccttttcacatgagTTTGAATGCCAAATTAAAATGCTACCTTTCAAAGTTCGTGAAGACATAGTTAATcatcttaaaaaagaaaggttaATCAGCAGTGCAACAGAGGAGCagttattgaaaaataaggcttttatttcaaaacaaTACTCATAG